From Dietzia sp. ANT_WB102, a single genomic window includes:
- a CDS encoding rhodanese-like domain-containing protein: MLSTLTTAPTIAPADLRDALASDTPPTVIDVRSAAEFSSVHIRGSYNVSLPMLSEHGEEFASRLPGQVVLICQSGNRARQANDRLESVGVNPDTVTVLDGGIAAFESAGGEVVHGNGPWAMDRQVRMAAGSLVLAGVTASKVISPKFVYLAGAIGAGLAYSAVSNSCAMAAALARMPWNRSADEPALGTVLDSLPHRS, translated from the coding sequence ATGCTTTCCACGCTCACGACCGCTCCGACCATCGCCCCAGCCGACCTGCGCGACGCACTGGCCAGCGACACCCCGCCGACCGTGATCGATGTACGGTCCGCCGCCGAATTCTCCTCGGTCCACATCCGCGGCTCGTACAACGTGTCGCTGCCCATGCTGTCCGAGCACGGCGAGGAGTTCGCTTCCCGCCTGCCCGGCCAGGTCGTGCTCATCTGCCAGTCCGGTAACCGGGCCCGCCAGGCAAACGACCGGCTCGAGTCCGTCGGTGTCAACCCCGACACGGTGACCGTCCTGGACGGCGGCATCGCCGCGTTCGAGTCCGCCGGCGGCGAGGTCGTGCACGGCAACGGCCCGTGGGCGATGGACCGGCAGGTTCGCATGGCCGCCGGCTCACTCGTCCTCGCGGGCGTCACGGCCTCCAAGGTCATCTCGCCGAAGTTCGTCTACCTGGCCGGCGCCATCGGCGCCGGACTCGCCTACTCGGCGGTGAGCAACTCCTGCGCCATGGCGGCCGCGCTGGCCAGGATGCCGTGGAACCGCTCGGCGGACGAACCGGCGCTGGGCACCGTCCTGGATTCACTGCCCCACCGTTCCTGA
- a CDS encoding rhodanese-like domain-containing protein, giving the protein MLLERIYDEDLAQAGYFIGCQAKNEAVVVDARRDIRQYLDLAEQHGMTITAVTETHIHADYLSGTRELAEATGAPIYVSGEGGTDWQYGFDAHRLHHGDTLTLGNITVEAVHTPGHTPEHLSFLITDGAFADEPGYMLSGDFVFSGDLGRPDLLDEAAGGVDTRFEGAKQIFASLKKSFLTLPDHVQVFPGHGSGSACGKALGALPSTSVGYERRFAWWSKYLENDDEQGFIDELLDGQPDAHAYFGRMKRENRDGPAVLGPLAPLKQYENAQLARALERQEVVFVDTRGQDEVHAGTVTGSLNIPGPAKAASYGAWVYDPEREDTPLVLLAEDIEAAEQLRDHLLRVGIDTVTGFTTSLEGLPMTTPELVSPDDLASFDSAMVLDVRNKTEHADGHIPGSVQFSGGRVLWNLDQLPTDGTIVTYCQTGVRNSVTASTLRRAGYRVAELEGSYAAWSERNLATV; this is encoded by the coding sequence ATGCTTCTCGAACGCATTTATGACGAGGACCTCGCCCAGGCCGGGTACTTCATTGGTTGTCAGGCCAAGAACGAGGCCGTGGTTGTTGACGCCCGCCGTGATATTCGCCAGTACCTGGATTTGGCTGAGCAGCACGGGATGACGATCACCGCGGTGACCGAGACCCATATCCATGCCGATTACCTGTCGGGTACCCGTGAGCTCGCCGAGGCCACCGGGGCGCCGATCTATGTGTCTGGTGAGGGCGGTACCGACTGGCAGTACGGGTTTGATGCGCACCGTCTGCATCACGGCGACACGCTCACGCTCGGCAATATCACCGTCGAGGCCGTGCACACCCCGGGGCATACCCCGGAGCATCTGTCGTTCCTCATCACCGACGGGGCGTTCGCCGACGAGCCGGGGTACATGCTCAGTGGCGACTTCGTCTTCTCGGGCGACCTGGGCCGGCCGGATCTGCTCGATGAGGCCGCGGGCGGGGTCGACACCCGATTCGAAGGCGCCAAGCAGATCTTCGCCAGCCTCAAGAAGTCGTTCCTCACCCTGCCGGACCATGTGCAGGTCTTCCCCGGCCACGGCTCGGGCAGTGCGTGCGGCAAAGCGCTCGGCGCCCTGCCCTCGACGAGCGTCGGCTACGAGCGGCGCTTCGCCTGGTGGTCGAAGTACCTCGAGAACGATGACGAGCAGGGCTTCATCGACGAACTGCTCGACGGGCAGCCCGACGCCCACGCCTACTTCGGCCGGATGAAGCGCGAGAACCGGGACGGCCCGGCAGTGCTCGGCCCGCTGGCTCCGCTGAAGCAGTACGAGAACGCGCAGCTGGCCCGGGCCCTGGAGCGGCAGGAGGTCGTCTTTGTCGACACCCGCGGCCAGGACGAGGTCCACGCCGGCACCGTGACCGGCTCGCTCAACATCCCCGGCCCGGCCAAGGCCGCGTCCTACGGTGCCTGGGTCTACGACCCCGAGCGCGAGGACACGCCCCTGGTGCTGCTGGCCGAGGACATCGAGGCCGCCGAGCAGCTGCGGGACCATCTGCTGCGGGTCGGTATCGACACGGTCACCGGATTCACCACCAGCCTCGAGGGCCTGCCGATGACGACCCCCGAGCTGGTCAGCCCCGACGACCTCGCATCGTTCGACTCGGCGATGGTCCTGGACGTCCGCAACAAGACCGAACACGCCGACGGCCACATCCCCGGATCGGTCCAGTTCAGCGGCGGCCGGGTGCTGTGGAACCTCGACCAACTCCCGACCGACGGAACGATCGTGACCTACTGCCAGACCGGAGTCCGCAACTCGGTCACCGCCAGCACACTGCGCCGCGCCGGCTACCGAGTCGCCGAACTCGAAGGCAGCTACGCCGCCTGGTCCGAACGCAACCTCGCGACCGTCTAA
- a CDS encoding metal-sensitive transcriptional regulator gives MQLDAADMTPTLHRLKRAQGQLGAVIRMIEEDRDCEDIVTQLSAVSKALDRAGFAIIASGLEQCLTNPGGTMGKQELEKLFLSLA, from the coding sequence ATGCAACTCGACGCAGCCGATATGACGCCCACACTCCACCGCCTCAAGCGTGCCCAAGGGCAGCTCGGAGCCGTGATACGCATGATCGAGGAGGACCGCGATTGCGAGGACATCGTCACTCAGCTCTCAGCCGTGTCCAAGGCCCTGGACCGGGCCGGTTTCGCGATCATCGCAAGCGGACTCGAGCAGTGCCTGACGAACCCTGGAGGAACCATGGGCAAACAGGAGCTGGAGAAGCTGTTTCTCTCCCTGGCCTGA
- a CDS encoding sulfite exporter TauE/SafE family protein, translating into MEITTIIVVALAVLVGLSLGLLGGGGSILVVPLLTYIGGLDPREAIATSLFVVGATSLVSMIGHARKGNVQWRTGLIFGAAGMVGAFLGGLAGGHIPGTILMIAFAVMMIATAGAMIKGRKNRDGQPQTHDHPLWRILLDGLVVGAATGLVGAGGGFLVVPALVLLAGLPMTAAVGTSLLVIAMKSFAGLAGYMTTVSLDWPLVAAVTTAAIAGSFIGVRLTSVVPEQALRKGFGYFVLLMGAFVLSQELPSPAAPIILGIVVIAAAAAATCLMFVERCPLRSTENRAEQVPLTSAGR; encoded by the coding sequence ATGGAGATCACCACGATCATCGTCGTGGCCCTGGCCGTCCTGGTCGGCCTGTCCCTGGGCCTGCTCGGCGGGGGCGGTTCCATCCTCGTCGTCCCACTACTGACCTACATCGGCGGACTCGACCCCCGGGAGGCGATCGCGACCTCCCTGTTCGTGGTCGGCGCCACGTCACTGGTGAGCATGATCGGCCACGCCCGCAAGGGCAACGTCCAATGGCGGACGGGCCTGATCTTCGGCGCCGCCGGAATGGTCGGCGCGTTCCTCGGCGGACTGGCCGGGGGCCACATCCCCGGCACCATCCTCATGATCGCCTTCGCGGTCATGATGATCGCCACCGCAGGCGCGATGATCAAGGGCCGCAAGAACCGCGACGGCCAACCCCAGACCCACGACCACCCCCTGTGGCGGATCCTGCTCGACGGACTGGTCGTGGGCGCGGCGACCGGCCTGGTCGGCGCCGGCGGCGGATTCCTCGTCGTCCCGGCCCTGGTCCTGCTGGCCGGCCTACCCATGACCGCCGCCGTGGGCACCTCCCTGCTGGTGATCGCCATGAAATCCTTCGCCGGCCTGGCCGGATACATGACAACGGTCAGCCTGGACTGGCCCCTGGTCGCCGCCGTGACCACCGCCGCGATCGCCGGCTCCTTCATCGGCGTACGACTCACCTCCGTGGTGCCCGAACAGGCACTACGCAAGGGCTTCGGATACTTCGTCCTCCTCATGGGCGCCTTCGTCCTGTCCCAAGAACTACCGTCCCCCGCCGCACCAATCATCCTCGGCATCGTGGTCATTGCTGCCGCCGCAGCTGCCACCTGCCTGATGTTCGTCGAACGATGCCCGCTGCGATCGACCGAGAATCGTGCCGAGCAGGTACCACTAACATCGGCGGGAAGGTAA
- a CDS encoding FAD-binding oxidoreductase produces MGHTLRNLLLRGSRKDITLPGESRYDVAVVGAGPIGAATARHLTDRGARVVVIGPAEPDRFDDHQGVWAGYYDQGRLAHVLEVPLVTSMLATRSLRRFAELRERSGVTFTTPTHSLSVLPDVSSSETGSEWFDRERLIRNAEDLGVAVSPLSAEDLRRDYPRLRFAPGHVGVVQRDAFILNPRELVRAELAAATAAGATLVRDEVVSLGRTEDDDDEAVQLVGKSTATWRADKIVLATGAGTNATGLLPRRLQMQTYGATVVLVEVDDPATVDMPAMMYLKFMDGQLRFGGIVMSPLRYPDGRWYIKVSGNSLLDNPLESADEIAAWVRTGGRGADIDDTYELLAELMPDQTLGSAFTRPCTVCDTPTGLPYLDRVDDRTTVVVEGERGAMAADELGRLTAEYTLTGQWKDGIPHDVFRARWADDS; encoded by the coding sequence GTGGGTCACACACTCCGCAACCTACTTCTGCGGGGCAGCCGAAAGGACATCACGTTGCCAGGCGAATCCAGGTACGACGTCGCCGTCGTTGGCGCAGGCCCGATAGGAGCGGCGACCGCGAGGCATCTGACGGACCGGGGGGCGAGAGTGGTCGTCATCGGCCCCGCCGAGCCCGACCGCTTCGACGATCACCAGGGTGTGTGGGCCGGCTACTACGACCAGGGCCGGCTGGCGCACGTCCTCGAGGTCCCCTTGGTGACGTCGATGTTGGCCACTCGATCTCTCCGCCGCTTCGCGGAACTGCGGGAACGCTCGGGTGTCACCTTCACCACCCCGACGCACTCGCTCAGTGTTCTGCCCGACGTCTCCTCGAGCGAGACCGGCTCGGAGTGGTTCGACAGGGAGAGGCTGATCCGCAACGCCGAGGACCTGGGGGTCGCCGTCTCGCCGCTCAGCGCGGAGGATCTGCGCCGTGACTACCCGCGACTGCGTTTCGCGCCCGGGCACGTCGGCGTGGTCCAGCGTGACGCGTTCATCCTCAACCCGCGCGAGTTGGTGCGTGCCGAGCTCGCCGCCGCCACGGCGGCCGGCGCGACCCTCGTCCGAGACGAGGTGGTCTCACTCGGGCGCACGGAGGATGACGACGACGAGGCCGTTCAGCTCGTGGGGAAGTCGACAGCCACGTGGCGCGCGGACAAGATCGTGCTGGCGACGGGCGCCGGCACCAACGCCACCGGCCTCCTTCCGCGTCGGCTCCAGATGCAGACGTACGGCGCGACCGTTGTCCTGGTGGAGGTCGATGACCCGGCGACGGTCGACATGCCGGCGATGATGTACCTGAAATTCATGGACGGGCAGCTCCGGTTCGGCGGCATCGTGATGTCGCCGCTGCGCTACCCGGATGGCAGGTGGTACATCAAGGTCTCGGGCAACAGTCTTCTCGACAACCCGCTCGAATCGGCGGACGAGATCGCTGCGTGGGTACGCACCGGCGGCCGGGGCGCGGATATCGACGACACCTACGAGTTGCTGGCGGAGCTGATGCCCGATCAGACGCTCGGGTCCGCGTTCACCCGGCCGTGCACGGTGTGCGATACCCCGACCGGTCTGCCGTACCTGGACCGGGTGGACGACCGGACCACGGTCGTAGTCGAGGGCGAGCGAGGTGCGATGGCCGCCGACGAACTCGGCCGCCTGACTGCCGAGTACACGCTGACGGGTCAGTGGAAAGACGGTATTCCGCACGACGTCTTCCGCGCCCGCTGGGCCGACGATTCCTGA
- a CDS encoding LuxR C-terminal-related transcriptional regulator: protein MAGTGKTVAISEWLRCAARSGSVSAIGWVSLSEEHNDIGVFWGSLLASLELPELPESAAHAAERPWKGAELIADSFARLDGSPLVVLDNVHAIYNPVVLAGLAHLLERLPGHATIVVSSRFRPAIPWHQLDLAGVLVRAGPEDLAFTRVEVQALLDASGVQVEDAELDLILEISSGWPAIVRMTAQLLAAAEDNSRALTSVVASGHSVISDFLAGELLSSVSTEHRDFLTLTAVPDEFDTALATELAGTSASRLLSEVLDLQFPFVSTRSDGDETYRYHPLMRAYLRSELVRALGSDGVRRIELRAGHWYLNLRTPVAAIRHLLASDDRYGLYRGLLDLGPKAVLGPDAGMFLKTLDEAPVEVADDPWVHLLRSIHGIECGAMADADAFLQAASGRPSAICPPDLFDRLHCAVTIDLRTRFGENVPVYALPAAVADHREIEAYVAVQQAKLMLPPIGHNRVKHQLLIAVSRADYARCPAPHLEALTLLALLDGAHDQFVSMGIRALAAVRAATAAGIGNNADVVRCVVMCRYFHFLTGTQAPEQVETSFALSTGADGMLTPLAGWDWHALSALVMFPDSECKSQAARDIAEATKAALASPGAHPLLAPTVPLAIQALIAAHEYELAQRIVQIATTILGHCPEFSVASAMIEIADGRVRHCPQLLDAALSHPALRLVGGIQAHILRAVVAADAGQDERVLGNLESAIALAEPQHLVHPFLSLDRAVPLLDAYVGRFGRHDAFVDRIRTRPDAVHLSTNIALTPAERRVLQHLASPQSTQEIADTLCVSVNTVKTHLRGIYLKLGATSRRDAISAARVAGLL, encoded by the coding sequence ATGGCGGGAACTGGGAAAACTGTCGCGATTTCCGAGTGGTTGCGCTGTGCGGCACGCTCGGGTTCGGTCTCCGCGATCGGGTGGGTCTCGCTGTCAGAGGAGCACAATGACATCGGAGTCTTTTGGGGATCGCTCCTGGCTTCTCTCGAACTGCCGGAACTGCCGGAGTCAGCGGCACACGCAGCTGAGCGTCCGTGGAAGGGGGCCGAACTGATCGCCGATTCCTTCGCCCGGCTCGATGGCTCCCCACTGGTCGTGTTGGACAACGTGCATGCCATCTATAACCCTGTAGTTCTCGCCGGACTGGCCCACCTTCTTGAGCGGCTGCCCGGCCACGCCACGATCGTCGTGTCATCTCGATTCCGGCCGGCCATACCGTGGCATCAACTCGACCTGGCTGGCGTACTAGTTCGGGCCGGCCCAGAAGATCTGGCGTTCACCCGAGTCGAAGTCCAGGCCCTGCTCGATGCCTCCGGGGTGCAGGTTGAGGACGCCGAACTCGACTTGATCCTCGAGATCAGCAGCGGGTGGCCGGCAATAGTCAGGATGACCGCGCAATTACTGGCGGCAGCGGAGGACAACTCTCGCGCTCTGACATCGGTCGTCGCATCGGGCCATTCCGTAATCTCGGATTTCCTCGCCGGGGAACTGCTCAGCTCAGTCAGTACTGAGCACCGCGACTTCCTCACCCTTACGGCGGTGCCAGACGAGTTCGACACTGCACTTGCCACTGAACTGGCGGGCACCAGCGCGTCGCGTCTGCTGTCCGAGGTGCTCGACCTCCAGTTTCCTTTTGTGTCCACGAGATCCGACGGCGACGAGACCTATCGTTATCACCCGCTGATGCGGGCCTATCTGAGATCCGAGCTCGTGCGAGCACTGGGTTCGGACGGTGTGCGCAGGATCGAACTACGGGCCGGACATTGGTATTTGAACCTGCGCACTCCCGTGGCTGCCATTCGGCACCTACTCGCTTCAGATGATCGCTACGGGCTGTATCGGGGGCTGCTGGATCTGGGCCCAAAGGCTGTGCTCGGTCCGGATGCCGGAATGTTCCTCAAAACACTTGACGAGGCTCCTGTCGAGGTCGCTGACGACCCGTGGGTCCACCTGCTCCGTAGCATCCATGGCATCGAGTGCGGGGCCATGGCCGATGCTGACGCCTTCCTGCAGGCAGCGTCAGGTCGGCCATCAGCGATCTGCCCCCCGGACCTGTTTGACCGCTTGCACTGCGCCGTCACGATCGATCTACGCACCAGGTTCGGCGAGAACGTGCCCGTCTACGCCTTGCCGGCGGCAGTCGCTGACCATCGGGAAATCGAGGCATACGTCGCCGTCCAACAGGCCAAGCTCATGCTGCCGCCGATCGGGCACAACAGGGTGAAGCACCAATTGCTCATCGCTGTCAGCAGGGCCGATTATGCGAGATGCCCGGCACCGCACCTTGAAGCGTTGACGTTGCTGGCGCTACTTGACGGAGCACACGACCAGTTCGTATCGATGGGGATCCGCGCGCTCGCCGCTGTCCGCGCGGCAACAGCAGCGGGTATCGGGAATAACGCTGACGTAGTCCGCTGCGTCGTGATGTGCCGTTACTTCCACTTTCTGACCGGAACCCAAGCTCCCGAGCAAGTCGAGACATCCTTCGCGTTGTCGACGGGGGCTGACGGGATGCTGACACCCCTTGCAGGGTGGGACTGGCACGCGCTCTCAGCCCTGGTGATGTTCCCGGATTCAGAATGCAAGTCGCAGGCGGCCCGAGACATCGCGGAGGCCACCAAAGCTGCTCTCGCGTCTCCGGGCGCCCACCCCCTATTGGCACCGACAGTTCCCCTGGCGATCCAGGCTCTGATCGCGGCCCATGAATACGAGCTGGCGCAGCGGATAGTGCAGATCGCAACCACCATCCTCGGCCACTGCCCGGAGTTTTCTGTCGCCTCCGCGATGATCGAGATTGCAGACGGCCGGGTCAGACACTGCCCGCAACTGCTGGACGCCGCGCTGTCCCACCCTGCGCTGAGACTCGTCGGGGGGATTCAAGCCCACATATTGAGGGCTGTCGTGGCAGCTGATGCAGGACAGGACGAGCGGGTCCTCGGCAATCTTGAATCCGCGATCGCCCTAGCCGAACCGCAGCACCTGGTCCACCCGTTCCTCTCGCTCGATCGGGCGGTCCCTCTGCTGGATGCCTACGTCGGGAGGTTCGGCCGACACGATGCGTTCGTCGACCGCATCCGAACCCGGCCGGACGCTGTCCATCTCTCCACGAACATCGCTCTCACCCCGGCGGAACGACGCGTCCTACAGCACCTTGCATCCCCTCAGTCCACCCAGGAGATCGCCGACACACTCTGCGTCTCGGTCAACACGGTCAAGACCCATCTGCGGGGCATCTACCTCAAGCTGGGCGCGACTTCTCGACGAGACGCGATCTCCGCCGCCAGAGTGGCGGGATTGTTGTGA
- a CDS encoding alkyl/aryl-sulfatase, translating to MTGSTVNDQDFIDAARGFIASLQPGVVADSSGNTVWDADSYHFLQEECPDTVNPSLWRQAKLCTMQGLYEITEGIYQIRGLDLSNMTIVEGVTGVIVIDPLISTETAAAGLALYREHRGDRPVTGVIYSHCHLDHFGGVKGVTTQDEVEAGHCPILAPIGFVEHAVSENVYAGTAMGRRAGYMYGAALPRGPLGAVGAGLGPTTSTGTPTLIDPTLHIDHTGQAETIDGVRIEFQLTPGTEAPAEMNFYFPDHRALCMAENATHTLHNLLTLRGAPVRDPHIWAKYLTEAINRYAPISDVLFASHHWPTWDTDRLTEFLRTQRDLYGYLHDQTLRALNKGLTGIEIAEDFQLPPSVERAWHTRGYYGSVSHNVKAIYQRYLGWFDGNPATLWEHPPVAAARRHVEFMGGADAVLDKARASFEAGDFRWVAQVVNYVIFADPTNTDAKLLQADTFERLGYGSENGTWRNFYLMGAYELRHGNVGTPIAAASDDITAALDVEQVFDAIALRVNGPRAWDARITIDWQITDTEATHRTELRNGLLVHFDVVDGGLPTADTTLSLSGRTLHALLFGDGNLEALVASGDVEAKGSPTVLSELMGYLDHPDPDFAIVTP from the coding sequence ATGACCGGATCCACCGTCAACGACCAAGACTTCATCGACGCCGCTCGGGGATTCATCGCGTCGCTCCAACCAGGCGTGGTGGCGGATTCCTCCGGGAACACCGTGTGGGATGCCGACAGCTACCACTTTCTCCAGGAAGAATGCCCGGACACCGTCAATCCGAGCCTGTGGCGCCAAGCCAAACTCTGCACCATGCAGGGCTTGTACGAAATCACTGAAGGCATCTATCAGATCCGCGGACTGGACCTGTCCAACATGACCATCGTCGAGGGCGTAACCGGGGTCATCGTCATCGACCCCTTGATCTCCACCGAGACGGCGGCGGCAGGACTGGCCCTTTACCGCGAACATCGGGGCGACCGGCCCGTTACCGGGGTGATCTACTCCCACTGTCACCTCGACCACTTTGGCGGGGTCAAGGGGGTGACCACTCAGGATGAGGTCGAGGCGGGGCACTGTCCGATTCTGGCTCCGATCGGCTTCGTCGAACACGCCGTTTCAGAAAATGTCTATGCGGGCACCGCGATGGGGCGCCGCGCCGGATACATGTATGGGGCCGCGCTGCCACGTGGTCCACTCGGAGCGGTCGGCGCCGGCCTCGGCCCCACCACATCGACGGGAACCCCGACACTCATCGACCCGACATTACACATCGATCATACCGGGCAGGCTGAGACGATCGACGGTGTGCGCATCGAGTTCCAGCTCACGCCGGGCACCGAAGCCCCCGCCGAGATGAACTTCTACTTTCCCGATCACCGCGCGCTCTGCATGGCAGAGAACGCCACCCACACCCTGCACAACTTGCTCACGCTGCGCGGGGCGCCGGTCCGTGATCCGCACATCTGGGCAAAATATCTCACCGAGGCGATTAACCGGTACGCCCCGATATCGGACGTTCTGTTCGCCTCACATCATTGGCCGACCTGGGACACCGACCGTCTCACAGAGTTCTTGCGCACGCAGCGAGATCTCTACGGGTACCTCCACGACCAAACACTGCGTGCGCTCAACAAGGGCCTCACCGGTATCGAGATCGCGGAGGACTTTCAGCTGCCACCGTCGGTCGAGCGAGCTTGGCACACCCGCGGCTACTATGGATCGGTCAGCCACAACGTCAAAGCGATCTACCAGCGCTACCTGGGCTGGTTTGATGGCAACCCCGCAACCCTCTGGGAACACCCCCCCGTCGCGGCGGCACGACGCCACGTCGAGTTCATGGGCGGCGCAGACGCCGTTCTCGACAAAGCGCGAGCGTCATTCGAGGCGGGCGACTTCCGCTGGGTAGCCCAAGTGGTGAACTACGTCATCTTCGCCGATCCCACCAACACCGACGCGAAATTGCTTCAGGCAGACACCTTCGAACGCCTCGGCTACGGCTCCGAGAACGGTACCTGGCGCAACTTCTACCTCATGGGCGCCTACGAACTCCGCCACGGCAATGTCGGCACGCCCATTGCCGCCGCGTCCGACGACATCACCGCAGCACTCGACGTCGAACAGGTCTTCGATGCGATCGCCTTGAGGGTCAACGGGCCTCGCGCCTGGGATGCCCGGATCACGATCGACTGGCAGATCACTGATACAGAAGCCACTCACCGCACCGAGCTGAGGAACGGACTCCTCGTCCACTTCGACGTCGTCGACGGCGGCCTCCCCACCGCGGACACCACCTTGTCCCTCTCAGGCAGAACTCTGCACGCCCTGCTCTTCGGAGACGGGAACCTGGAGGCACTAGTCGCCAGTGGCGATGTCGAGGCCAAGGGCTCCCCCACCGTGCTGTCCGAACTCATGGGATACCTCGATCACCCCGACCCGGACTTCGCCATCGTCACCCCGTAG
- a CDS encoding TetR-like C-terminal domain-containing protein: MNSQVESLDPGEPTPDEPGPAARVRTRAGGRSAEVRRSVRDACLAFLAEGRIDFTMVEMAERAGVSRKTLYRWWPTPEDVLVEGLSTHVRRVSPPDTGSWATDVREFADLIATFAADPVEVATTSLLASRRYPEFGKLVVAQYAPVRHEWQQMVHRAVERGEISAEHTPEAVINALVAPLFLAPMMMGRKASDDEIERTVRIILAATRPFAETPPVAR; encoded by the coding sequence ATGAATTCGCAGGTAGAGTCCCTCGACCCCGGCGAGCCGACGCCGGACGAGCCCGGGCCCGCCGCGCGCGTACGCACCCGCGCCGGCGGACGGAGTGCGGAGGTGCGGCGGTCGGTGAGAGACGCATGCCTGGCCTTTCTCGCGGAAGGCCGAATCGACTTCACCATGGTCGAGATGGCCGAACGCGCCGGCGTGAGTCGCAAGACCCTGTACCGGTGGTGGCCCACGCCCGAGGACGTACTCGTGGAGGGGCTATCCACGCATGTCCGCCGGGTATCACCCCCGGATACCGGCTCCTGGGCCACGGACGTGCGCGAGTTCGCGGACCTCATCGCCACGTTCGCCGCGGATCCGGTGGAAGTGGCCACCACCTCGCTCCTCGCCAGCCGCCGGTACCCCGAGTTCGGCAAGCTGGTCGTGGCCCAATACGCACCGGTCAGGCACGAATGGCAGCAGATGGTGCACCGAGCCGTCGAGCGAGGCGAAATCTCCGCCGAGCACACACCGGAAGCAGTCATTAACGCGCTGGTGGCGCCGCTCTTCCTAGCCCCGATGATGATGGGCCGAAAAGCCTCCGACGACGAGATCGAGCGGACAGTTCGCATCATCCTCGCCGCTACCCGCCCGTTCGCGGAGACGCCCCCCGTTGCGAGGTGA
- a CDS encoding MFS transporter: MRGERPLQLGLKANAAQFTLLVAINALVGGMVGQQQTVLPLLATDVFGLTGYTFIFTYVAAFGVTKAIANYFAGTFSDRYGRKPVLLVGWLFAIPVPLMLIWAPSWGWVVAANVLLGINQGLTWSTTVVMKIDLVGPRQRGLAMGLNEAAGYGAVAVTSLLAGYLAEQYGLRPAPFLIGLAYTALALMLSGIFVRETRSHALLDAGRHVARPDGLHDHLHADMTDREIAVQTSFKEPALSSASQAGLVNNLNFGLSWGLFPLLFATADLSVGRIGLLFALYPAVWGVGQLLTGALSDRVGRKKLIVMGMATQAAALIVIALGSGFGVWAVGTAILGAGTAMVYPTLLAVIGDVAHPVWRGRAVGVYRVWRDLGYAVGAVFGGLVADSMGLNAAVWAAAAISAVSAAAVAIRMYETLTPLANEGAPRA, from the coding sequence ATGAGGGGCGAACGTCCACTTCAGCTCGGACTGAAGGCCAATGCCGCTCAGTTCACGCTGCTCGTGGCCATCAACGCGTTGGTCGGCGGCATGGTGGGCCAGCAACAGACGGTCCTGCCCCTCCTGGCGACGGACGTCTTTGGGCTGACCGGCTACACCTTCATCTTCACCTACGTGGCGGCCTTCGGCGTCACCAAGGCGATCGCGAACTACTTCGCCGGGACATTCTCGGATCGCTACGGACGCAAACCCGTCCTGCTGGTCGGGTGGCTGTTCGCCATACCGGTGCCGCTGATGCTCATCTGGGCACCCAGCTGGGGCTGGGTGGTGGCAGCTAACGTCTTGTTGGGGATCAATCAGGGTTTGACCTGGTCCACAACCGTGGTCATGAAGATCGACCTGGTCGGCCCGCGCCAGCGCGGTCTCGCGATGGGCCTCAACGAGGCTGCAGGCTATGGCGCCGTCGCAGTGACCTCGCTGCTCGCCGGCTATCTGGCCGAGCAGTACGGGTTGCGACCGGCGCCGTTCCTCATTGGCTTGGCCTACACGGCACTGGCTCTGATGCTGTCCGGGATCTTCGTCCGCGAGACCCGCTCTCACGCACTCTTGGACGCGGGGCGGCACGTTGCCCGCCCGGACGGACTGCACGACCATCTTCATGCCGATATGACGGACCGCGAGATCGCGGTCCAGACCAGCTTCAAGGAACCGGCTCTGTCCTCGGCGAGCCAGGCTGGGCTCGTCAACAATCTCAATTTCGGCCTGTCGTGGGGGCTTTTCCCCTTGCTGTTCGCCACGGCGGACCTGTCCGTGGGGCGAATCGGGCTGTTATTCGCGCTTTACCCTGCAGTCTGGGGAGTGGGGCAGTTGCTGACCGGCGCGCTCTCAGACCGGGTCGGCAGAAAGAAGCTGATCGTGATGGGTATGGCCACCCAGGCGGCCGCGTTGATCGTCATAGCTCTCGGCAGTGGATTCGGGGTCTGGGCGGTGGGCACCGCGATCCTGGGAGCCGGAACCGCGATGGTCTATCCGACGCTCTTGGCGGTGATCGGCGACGTGGCCCATCCCGTGTGGCGGGGACGAGCCGTCGGGGTGTACCGCGTGTGGCGCGACCTGGGCTATGCAGTCGGTGCGGTGTTCGGTGGCCTCGTCGCCGATTCCATGGGACTGAACGCAGCAGTGTGGGCTGCCGCCGCCATAAGCGCGGTCTCGGCGGCTGCCGTAGCGATCCGTATGTACGAGACCCTCACGCCGCTCGCCAACGAGGGTGCGCCTCGAGCGTGA